In Falco biarmicus isolate bFalBia1 chromosome 5, bFalBia1.pri, whole genome shotgun sequence, a single genomic region encodes these proteins:
- the MIOX gene encoding inositol oxygenase — MVLCKAVWCCAALCNAVWCCAKLCGAAQHCAMLYGAVQSCVMLRSTVQCCDMLCIQGSPMEMACFLNLQRTRSPQVFSPCALLAAGSGPPDPAEPFLSQGADRPEGTEPGKAKSEYRNYTEGKLLDRVYNTYLLMHTHQTVDFVRKKNAEYRNCSLRKMSIMEALELLDQLVDESDPDVDFPNSYHAYQTAEGIRRAHPDKDWFHLVGLLHDLGKVLALFGEPQWAVVGDTFPVGCKVQKSVVFSDSTFHDNPDTRHPLYSTEYGMYQPCCGLENILMSWGHDEYMYRVMKFNNFTLPKEAFYMVRFHSFYPWHTHGDYQHLCTEEDLRMLPWVRELNKFDLYTKQEELPDVQQLQGYYQSLIDKYCPGQLCW, encoded by the exons ATGGTGCTGTGcaaagctgtgtggtgctgcgCAGCACTGTGCAATGCTGTATGGTGCTGTGcaaagctgtgtggtgctgcgCAGCACTGTGCAATGCTGTATGGTGCTGTGCAAAGCTGTGTGATGCTGCGCAGCACTGTACAGTGCTGTGACATGCTGTGTATTCAGGGCTCTCCTATGGAGATGGCGTGTTTCCTTAACCTTCAACGAACACGCTCTCCCCAGGTGTTTTCTCCCTGcgccctgctggcagcaggatctggccccCCTGACCCTGCTGAACCTTTCTTGTCACAGGGAGCCGACCGCCCCGAGGGGACCGAGCCTGGCAAGGCCAAGTCCGAGTACCGGAACTACACG gaggggAAGCTGCTGGACCGTGTGTACAACACCTACCTGTTGATGCACACCCACCAGACTGTCGACTTTGTCCGGAAGAAG AACGCCGAGTACAGGAACTGCTCCCTGCGCAAGATGAGCATCATGGAGGCACTGGAGCTGCTGGACCAGCTGGTGGACGAGTCGGATCCGGACGTGGACTTCCCCAACTCCTACCATGCCTACCAAACTGCCGAGGGCATCCGCCGGGCCCACCCCGACAAAG ACTGGTTCCACCTCGTGGGGTTGCTGCATGACCTGGGGAAGGTCCTGGCACTCTTTGGGGAGCCCCAG tgggctgtggtagggGACACCTTCCCGGTGGGCTGCAAGGTGCAGAAGTCTGTGGTGTTCAGTGACTCCACCTTCCATGATAACCCCGACACAAGGCACCCCCTTTACAG CACAGAGTATGGGATGTACCAGCCTTGCTGCGGCCTGGAGAACATCCTCATGTCCTGGGGACACGATG AGTACATGTACAGAgtcatgaagttcaacaactTCACACTGCCCAAGGAG GCCTTCTACATGGTCCGCTTCCACTCCTTCTACCCCTGGCATACGCACGGGGACTACCAGCACCTCTGCACCGAGGAGGACCTCCGCATGCTACCCTGGGTCAGGGAGCTCAA CAAGTTCGACCTCTACACCAAGCAGGAGGAGCTGCCTGACGTGCAGCAACTCCAGGGCTACTACCAGTCCCTGATCGACAAGTactgccctgggcagctctgctggtga